In a genomic window of Streptomyces pristinaespiralis:
- a CDS encoding WhiB family transcriptional regulator: MPINTTITTEHELSWQESALCAQAGPEFFFPAPGSSTREAKQLCGACEGRVACLEYALTHDERFGVWGGLSEKERHRLKRTAR; the protein is encoded by the coding sequence ATGCCGATCAACACCACGATCACCACCGAGCACGAACTCTCCTGGCAGGAGAGCGCATTGTGCGCCCAGGCCGGTCCCGAGTTCTTCTTCCCGGCCCCCGGCTCCTCCACCCGTGAGGCCAAGCAGCTCTGCGGAGCGTGCGAGGGCCGGGTGGCCTGCCTGGAGTACGCGCTGACTCACGACGAGAGGTTCGGCGTCTGGGGCGGCCTCTCCGAGAAGGAGCGCCACCGCCTCAAGCGCACGGCCCGCTGA
- a CDS encoding chitosanase translates to MTRVVLFGAPIAVAVSVYFGGGGESQRPKDDPSLRVSPTAFAPDPLKAGSPAQQRERDDRIDALPAGLADPAKKEIAARLVASAENSTLDWKSQYGAIEDIGDGNGYTAGIIGFCSGTNDMLQLVEYFTREHPDNPLARYLPALREVDGSDSHEGLGAPFEAAWAKAAEDPEFRRAQDVMRDRIYFDPAVRLAKMDGLSTLGQFIYYDAMVLHGPGLGQDGFYGIREAAMKSADTAAEGGDEKAYLNAFLDAGRTVIGRQKTEQTRDSSRIDTAQRVFLREGNMDLDTPLTWRVYGETFRIGS, encoded by the coding sequence CTGACGCGCGTCGTCCTCTTCGGCGCCCCGATAGCCGTTGCCGTCTCCGTCTACTTCGGCGGGGGCGGCGAGTCGCAACGCCCCAAGGACGACCCGAGCCTGCGCGTCAGCCCGACCGCCTTCGCCCCCGACCCGCTCAAGGCCGGAAGCCCGGCACAGCAGCGCGAGCGGGACGACCGCATCGACGCGCTGCCCGCGGGCCTCGCGGACCCCGCGAAGAAGGAGATCGCCGCCAGACTGGTGGCGAGCGCGGAGAACTCGACGCTCGACTGGAAGAGCCAGTACGGCGCCATCGAGGACATCGGCGACGGCAACGGCTACACGGCCGGGATCATCGGCTTCTGCTCCGGCACGAACGACATGCTCCAGCTCGTCGAGTACTTCACGCGGGAGCACCCGGACAACCCGCTCGCCCGGTACCTCCCAGCGCTCCGCGAGGTCGACGGAAGCGACTCGCACGAGGGACTGGGCGCGCCCTTCGAGGCGGCGTGGGCGAAGGCCGCGGAGGATCCGGAGTTCCGCCGGGCCCAGGACGTGATGCGCGACCGGATCTACTTCGACCCGGCCGTGCGGCTGGCCAAGATGGACGGCCTGTCCACGCTCGGCCAGTTCATCTACTACGACGCGATGGTGCTCCACGGACCGGGGCTCGGCCAGGACGGCTTCTACGGCATCCGCGAGGCGGCGATGAAGAGCGCCGACACCGCCGCGGAGGGCGGCGACGAGAAGGCGTACCTGAATGCCTTCCTCGACGCCGGCCGGACCGTGATCGGCCGCCAGAAGACGGAGCAGACCAGGGACTCCTCGCGGATCGACACCGCTCAGCGGGTGTTCCTGCGCGAGGGGAACATGGACCTGGACACGCCGCTCACCTGGCGGGTGTACGGAGAGACGTTCCGCATCGGCTCCTGA